From the genome of Candidatus Roizmanbacteria bacterium, one region includes:
- a CDS encoding DUF3048 domain-containing protein produces the protein MFLVVGSISYFYFSSGFGKDSSNAPLTTIKNAAGEEEVVDTAPKTEECPLNGELFSKARKQLWESRRPLGVAIENHIEARPQSGLSKADVVYEAVAEGGITRFLAMFYCQDAKPIGPVRSARIYFLKLLQGYGNTSLCACWWREHGRTSRCTR, from the coding sequence ATGTTCTTAGTTGTCGGATCCATTTCGTATTTTTATTTCTCAAGTGGTTTTGGTAAGGACTCAAGCAATGCTCCTCTTACCACGATAAAAAATGCTGCTGGCGAAGAAGAGGTTGTTGATACAGCTCCAAAGACAGAGGAATGTCCATTAAACGGAGAGCTTTTCTCAAAGGCAAGAAAACAGCTTTGGGAATCAAGAAGGCCTTTGGGAGTAGCTATCGAAAATCATATTGAGGCAAGACCTCAGTCAGGACTCTCAAAAGCAGACGTTGTGTACGAGGCAGTTGCTGAAGGTGGCATCACCCGATTTTTAGCTATGTTTTACTGTCAGGATGCTAAGCCAATTGGACCAGTTAGATCAGCAAGAATTTACTTTCTTAAGTTATTACAAGGATACGGAAACACCTCTTTATGCGCATGTTGGTGGCGCGAACACGGCAGGACCAGCAGATGCACTAGGTGA
- a CDS encoding DUF4446 family protein, translated as MFFYIVIALLFGWLTTLTIVVYKTKKHYQHLVKDTKNHHIDEVLERLLAHDESLMTDSKLLKDSLIKLDKDVSTHMQKVGITRFNPFGKPNGADQSFVLSLLDRHNSGVVINFVYTHEGVRVYSKHVHLGKGKEYPLTPEEEHAIEQSFK; from the coding sequence ATGTTCTTTTATATCGTAATCGCTCTTCTTTTTGGTTGGCTCACCACACTCACTATAGTTGTATATAAGACAAAAAAGCACTATCAGCATCTTGTTAAGGACACGAAAAATCACCATATCGACGAAGTTCTTGAACGACTTCTTGCCCACGACGAGTCTCTTATGACCGATTCTAAACTACTCAAAGACTCACTGATAAAACTGGACAAGGATGTATCCACGCACATGCAAAAAGTTGGAATTACTCGGTTTAATCCTTTTGGTAAACCCAATGGCGCTGATCAAAGTTTTGTTTTATCGCTCTTAGATAGACATAACAGTGGAGTTGTTATTAATTTCGTATATACTCATGAAGGAGTTCGGGTCTACAGCAAGCATGTTCATCTTGGAAAGGGTAAGGAATATCCGTTAACACCAGAAGAAGAACATGCTATTGAACAAAGTTTCAAATAA
- a CDS encoding adenylyltransferase/cytidyltransferase family protein codes for MNNSKIISLSDLSLSLIDGMKNRVLVGGCFDIFHFGHLDFLKKSKAFGDSLIVALEPDEFIRKFKHHEPYHDIQKRAMLLAELECVDLVVILPLLTSFQQYFEMVQKVRPSVMSLTDGDSQLENKTKHANEIGAKIKVVPLIPNISSTLIHKHATITSD; via the coding sequence ATGAATAACTCCAAAATTATCTCGCTTAGCGATCTCTCTCTGTCATTAATTGATGGTATGAAAAACAGAGTTCTTGTTGGAGGATGTTTTGATATTTTCCATTTTGGCCATCTAGACTTCCTTAAAAAATCCAAGGCATTTGGCGACAGCCTGATAGTGGCACTTGAACCGGATGAATTTATCCGTAAATTTAAACATCATGAACCATATCACGATATACAAAAGAGGGCGATGTTACTTGCTGAGTTGGAATGTGTGGACTTAGTTGTTATACTTCCCTTACTTACGAGCTTTCAACAGTATTTTGAGATGGTTCAGAAGGTTCGACCATCAGTGATGTCATTAACCGATGGCGACTCTCAGCTAGAAAATAAAACCAAGCACGCAAATGAGATAGGTGCGAAGATTAAGGTAGTTCCGTTAATTCCAAACATTTCATCCACACTCATTCATAAACATGCAACTATCACTAGCGATTAA
- a CDS encoding DUF4012 domain-containing protein, with protein sequence MLRHVSEIVRSDERILIVGKKVPQLMSLLSARLEQYDVAIQKADALPPSYTRFQRIFFLASKPPSDLYIPSAIKVIVVLIKPHGKVISIPPTKKNMKFILISSENITDDELTQLLWFSVSMSSETTLDLRTKRLRLREHSAVKSKTSSIFLRRRVSRAFMLIFMAVCFGYLVPLVPSTLMHISMLDASLKNNYVQVAQLRPMSSFLTNASAILFIPARPLYSLFSVSLFPESFIQLNTHIENYLEATRNLAQAEQRLLQSFNASSSSSFPNYKQILAQIDKANNQTHDYLERIITNLPNHPSLESLHTGLKNKELVSDKITKALPIATSFTNSPANQILMLLVVNNARVRGSGGVIDSVGIIKIRDHRIISSQFFSAKQLEPKDFNLETVAPILVSYTPGEINMLNDATTSVDLYDAQNKIVENISSILQGERPTTTLLITTTALQNILSVFPALQLNDNREIITSENISIKQQLYGSDPIFFPAVLDRISQTLGTVDPSAFLSAIITSLNEKQLAILSRQPDIQKMLDGLYWSGKTIAPKCISSSNCINDYLFSVDQDLSSRKGPAYIQKSESKSVRFINSTTLESTVRILWKNESPLSATQGGNYQIYTQLLLPQTSKVTQITKNNVLVEEVDTLTGQYNILGLYLEVSPRQATELSITYTMPARLRDSTNYQLITQKQIGSFTSNFSFDLIVPETYELNSKNIDAVVNSQRISYNDILNTDKLFFVVLKKKD encoded by the coding sequence ATGTTGCGTCATGTTTCTGAAATTGTACGATCGGACGAACGTATTCTTATTGTCGGTAAGAAAGTTCCACAACTTATGAGCTTGTTAAGCGCTCGGCTCGAACAGTATGACGTTGCCATTCAGAAAGCTGATGCACTACCACCGTCCTACACCCGCTTCCAACGAATTTTTTTCCTTGCTTCAAAGCCGCCCTCGGATCTTTACATTCCATCTGCAATTAAAGTCATTGTTGTCCTCATTAAACCGCACGGTAAGGTCATTTCAATTCCTCCTACGAAAAAAAATATGAAGTTTATACTCATCTCTTCAGAGAATATCACCGATGACGAACTCACTCAGCTATTATGGTTTTCCGTTTCAATGAGCTCTGAGACTACTCTTGATCTTCGAACTAAAAGACTCAGACTAAGAGAACACAGTGCTGTCAAATCTAAAACATCCAGCATCTTTCTGCGCCGACGAGTTTCAAGAGCCTTTATGCTGATTTTTATGGCTGTATGTTTCGGATACTTAGTTCCGCTTGTTCCGTCGACGCTCATGCATATTTCTATGCTTGATGCCTCGTTAAAAAATAACTATGTACAAGTGGCGCAACTTAGACCTATGAGTAGTTTTCTGACAAATGCCTCTGCAATCCTTTTTATTCCGGCACGTCCACTTTATTCCTTGTTTTCAGTTTCACTTTTCCCCGAGTCATTCATTCAGCTAAATACCCATATCGAAAACTATCTAGAAGCAACTAGGAATCTTGCTCAAGCCGAACAAAGACTGCTACAGTCCTTCAATGCCTCTTCTTCCTCAAGTTTTCCAAACTATAAGCAAATCCTAGCTCAAATTGATAAGGCAAACAATCAGACACATGACTATTTGGAGCGAATTATAACTAACCTCCCCAACCATCCTTCATTAGAATCACTTCACACAGGTTTAAAAAATAAAGAGCTCGTCTCGGATAAGATAACAAAGGCTCTTCCCATCGCGACCTCCTTTACCAATAGTCCAGCCAACCAAATACTTATGCTTCTTGTTGTCAACAACGCAAGAGTACGCGGTTCAGGGGGCGTTATTGACAGTGTAGGTATTATAAAAATCCGCGACCATCGCATAATATCGTCACAGTTCTTCTCTGCAAAACAACTTGAGCCGAAAGACTTCAATCTGGAAACAGTAGCTCCAATTTTAGTCTCATATACTCCGGGAGAAATAAATATGCTAAATGATGCAACAACCTCTGTAGACCTGTACGATGCCCAGAATAAAATCGTAGAAAACATCTCGTCGATCTTACAAGGTGAAAGACCAACAACAACGCTTCTTATTACCACAACTGCTCTCCAAAATATCCTATCCGTTTTTCCCGCCTTGCAACTTAATGACAATCGAGAGATCATCACGTCAGAAAATATTTCTATCAAACAGCAGCTCTATGGATCCGATCCTATTTTTTTCCCTGCAGTACTGGATAGAATATCCCAAACTCTTGGTACGGTTGATCCCAGTGCTTTTCTTTCAGCAATCATAACCTCACTAAACGAGAAGCAACTCGCGATACTTTCGAGACAACCTGATATTCAAAAAATGCTTGATGGGTTGTACTGGTCAGGAAAAACTATCGCGCCAAAATGTATATCATCTTCCAACTGTATAAACGACTATCTTTTCTCTGTTGATCAAGACTTATCATCCCGGAAAGGACCGGCATATATTCAAAAATCGGAGTCTAAATCGGTTAGATTCATCAACTCGACGACCCTCGAAAGCACAGTTCGTATATTATGGAAAAATGAGTCGCCACTATCTGCAACTCAGGGAGGAAACTATCAAATTTACACGCAGTTACTCTTACCACAAACGAGTAAAGTGACTCAAATAACCAAAAATAATGTTTTGGTCGAGGAGGTCGACACTTTAACAGGTCAGTACAACATTCTAGGACTTTACCTTGAGGTTTCACCTCGGCAAGCAACCGAACTTTCGATTACATATACTATGCCTGCAAGACTCAGGGATAGTACCAACTACCAGTTAATAACACAGAAGCAAATCGGTAGTTTCACAAGTAATTTTTCCTTTGATTTAATAGTCCCAGAGACCTATGAGCTAAACTCAAAAAACATAGACGCGGTTGTAAACAGTCAAAGAATTTCATATAATGACATCTTGAACACCGACAAACTTTTCTTTGTAGTGCTCAAAAAGAAAGATTAA
- a CDS encoding 50S ribosomal protein L25 produces the protein MKTDKIQKLHLAVTPREQFGKNLKKMRHQGFVPANVFGPGFKSVSISTQVKDFSKAYKTAHETGVVYLDLNKDEIPTLIGQVQRHPVSNAIIHVDFRKIDLKQKIETTVPVKTVNDSPAIAQGGVLLTQSDHVLIEALPEEIPQEIEIDLSKLLEIGAEVRVKDLPASSGYVIKEDPEKILLSIIAHKEESVTPETTVATPEVLTEKEGDLAAEGTATEGAAPVEDKKAAELKEKTSEKKEKTS, from the coding sequence ATGAAAACCGACAAAATTCAAAAACTTCATCTTGCCGTCACTCCAAGAGAACAGTTTGGGAAAAATCTCAAAAAAATGAGACATCAGGGTTTTGTTCCTGCAAATGTTTTCGGACCAGGATTTAAGTCAGTCTCAATTTCAACACAGGTCAAAGACTTTTCTAAAGCCTATAAAACCGCTCACGAAACAGGAGTCGTTTATCTGGACCTAAACAAAGACGAGATTCCAACATTAATCGGCCAGGTTCAACGCCACCCAGTATCCAACGCAATAATCCATGTCGATTTTAGAAAAATCGATCTTAAACAAAAGATAGAGACAACCGTGCCAGTCAAAACAGTTAACGACTCACCGGCAATTGCTCAGGGTGGAGTACTCTTGACCCAGTCTGACCATGTTTTAATCGAAGCCCTTCCTGAAGAAATCCCACAGGAAATCGAGATCGATCTTTCAAAATTATTGGAGATTGGTGCAGAGGTTCGCGTAAAGGATCTTCCAGCTTCATCTGGATATGTCATTAAAGAAGACCCAGAAAAGATACTTCTCTCAATTATTGCTCATAAGGAAGAGAGCGTAACTCCAGAAACAACCGTCGCAACACCTGAGGTTCTCACAGAGAAAGAGGGAGATTTAGCCGCAGAAGGTACAGCGACAGAGGGAGCGGCTCCAGTAGAGGACAAGAAAGCAGCGGAACTTAAAGAAAAAACCTCAGAGAAAAAAGAAAAAACTTCATAA
- the nusA gene encoding transcription termination factor NusA, with translation MSIIKSEFALALNQVATERGISADEVVQSIETAILAAYKKEMHEAPLLEGENDGISVKVNRDTGEAHLYKEEKDITPSGFGRIAAQTAKQVILQKIREVEKKTVVSHYRGQVGTLVKGRVIRYDGYNAFVDIGRVEAVLPKEDQIRNETYNVNNQLIFLLKEIGEDKFGNSRIIVSRTAPQLISELFKKEVPEIANNTVEIKNVVREPGERAKIAVYSSQGGVDPVGACVGQKGVRVQTVTNELGGAEKIDIIQWNSDESVYLASALSPAQIQKIEIVDKKARVTVEESQAPLAIGKGGVNVNLASKLTGFEIDIEQIKSDKPAEATPIEAETKSVEAAQVEPETTQSVTEDIVATTEAPAEKVVEETPAETTPETPVEATTDTQTTSDAK, from the coding sequence ATGAGTATCATAAAGAGTGAGTTTGCATTGGCTCTAAACCAAGTAGCAACCGAACGCGGAATTTCAGCCGATGAAGTAGTTCAATCTATAGAAACGGCAATTCTTGCAGCCTATAAAAAAGAGATGCATGAAGCTCCACTTCTTGAGGGTGAGAATGATGGAATCAGTGTAAAAGTAAATCGAGATACAGGAGAAGCTCATCTTTATAAGGAAGAGAAGGACATTACTCCCTCTGGATTTGGACGTATAGCCGCACAAACTGCTAAGCAAGTAATTCTTCAGAAAATCAGAGAAGTTGAGAAAAAAACCGTTGTTTCTCATTATAGAGGACAGGTTGGAACACTCGTTAAAGGAAGAGTCATTCGTTATGACGGATATAATGCTTTTGTTGACATCGGTAGAGTCGAGGCTGTTCTACCTAAAGAGGACCAGATCAGAAATGAGACGTACAATGTAAATAACCAACTCATCTTCCTCCTTAAGGAAATTGGAGAGGATAAATTCGGAAACTCAAGAATTATAGTATCGAGGACCGCACCACAATTGATCTCAGAGCTATTTAAAAAAGAGGTTCCTGAAATTGCAAACAACACCGTTGAAATAAAAAACGTTGTTCGTGAACCAGGAGAACGAGCGAAGATAGCCGTATACAGTTCACAGGGCGGTGTTGATCCAGTAGGAGCCTGCGTTGGTCAGAAAGGTGTACGTGTACAGACCGTAACAAATGAGCTGGGAGGCGCCGAGAAAATCGACATCATTCAGTGGAACAGTGATGAGTCGGTCTATCTAGCTTCTGCGCTTTCACCTGCTCAAATCCAGAAAATTGAGATCGTAGATAAAAAAGCTCGAGTCACCGTCGAGGAATCACAGGCACCTTTAGCGATTGGTAAAGGTGGAGTAAATGTTAATCTTGCCTCTAAACTTACAGGATTTGAGATCGACATTGAACAGATCAAGTCAGATAAACCAGCTGAGGCAACTCCCATTGAAGCAGAAACAAAGTCAGTGGAAGCTGCTCAAGTTGAACCTGAGACAACTCAGTCCGTAACTGAAGACATAGTCGCTACCACCGAGGCACCAGCTGAAAAAGTAGTCGAAGAAACTCCAGCAGAAACAACTCCCGAAACGCCTGTTGAAGCTACTACAGATACACAAACTACATCAGACGCAAAGTAA
- a CDS encoding GTP-binding protein, whose translation MTQPRSPIVAILGHVDHGKTTLLDFIRKTSLTEKEHGGITQSIGAYEISTGLKGYSTDKITFIDTPGHEAFTKLRARGATVADVALLIIDAKDSLKPQTIESISHIKAANIPYIVVLNKIDLPEARPDKVKNDLLKYEVMVEGKGGSVPLAEISAKTGKGVPELLESILLLASDQQLTFDIDTDPEAYIIETKKDRRGSIISAIIKNGVLKKGLTIYADSKKAVIRSLTNDKGQQVETVQPSTPFELLGFSELPEVGSVISTKDLIAHAKAAPFEKRSIKMEDLFVKEEGRKLSVVLKTDNQGSLEAIKQSVAENKNLVLVLAAIGDITKSDIFLAKATKSILIGFNIKPSNEVKDLSKQEKITIKLYNIIYELLEELHEVADLIKEKEEIEKSIKGEAKVLASFVIESEKVFGVRINKGKANMGDTVMLYRDNKPVAKTILSSLRIHAKTVEEVKKDQEAGMLFDPAIDIRVGDVIKFIL comes from the coding sequence ATGACACAACCCCGCTCACCTATCGTTGCGATTCTCGGCCATGTCGATCATGGTAAAACTACTTTATTGGACTTCATTCGTAAAACTAGCCTCACAGAAAAAGAACATGGAGGAATTACTCAAAGTATTGGAGCTTATGAAATATCTACCGGACTCAAAGGTTACTCGACGGACAAAATCACCTTTATCGATACTCCTGGCCACGAAGCCTTTACTAAACTGCGCGCAAGAGGAGCAACGGTGGCAGACGTTGCCTTGCTCATCATAGATGCAAAAGACTCTCTTAAACCCCAGACTATCGAGTCTATCTCACATATAAAAGCCGCAAACATTCCTTACATTGTCGTACTAAATAAAATAGACTTGCCTGAAGCACGACCCGACAAAGTCAAAAACGATCTTCTGAAATACGAGGTAATGGTAGAAGGTAAAGGTGGCTCGGTACCACTTGCAGAGATTTCTGCAAAGACAGGAAAAGGAGTCCCTGAGCTTCTGGAATCCATCCTTCTCTTAGCATCAGATCAACAGCTAACCTTTGATATCGATACAGATCCAGAGGCATATATAATCGAAACAAAAAAAGACAGACGTGGTTCAATTATTAGCGCGATAATTAAAAATGGCGTGCTTAAAAAAGGACTCACTATCTATGCAGACAGCAAAAAAGCCGTCATTCGCTCCCTCACAAACGACAAAGGCCAACAGGTAGAGACGGTACAACCATCTACTCCTTTCGAACTTCTTGGTTTCAGTGAGCTACCCGAGGTTGGTTCCGTCATCTCTACAAAAGATCTCATAGCTCATGCAAAAGCAGCTCCGTTTGAAAAAAGATCCATTAAGATGGAAGATCTGTTTGTAAAGGAAGAAGGTCGTAAGCTCTCAGTAGTTTTAAAAACAGACAACCAAGGCTCTCTTGAGGCAATCAAGCAATCTGTAGCCGAAAATAAGAATCTCGTATTGGTCTTAGCCGCAATTGGTGATATCACAAAGTCCGACATCTTTTTAGCCAAGGCTACCAAGTCGATTTTGATTGGGTTCAACATTAAGCCATCAAATGAAGTAAAGGATCTGTCGAAACAGGAAAAAATTACCATTAAACTCTATAATATTATCTACGAGCTGCTTGAAGAGCTTCACGAAGTTGCGGACCTTATTAAGGAAAAGGAAGAGATCGAAAAAAGTATAAAGGGTGAGGCTAAGGTGCTCGCATCCTTCGTTATTGAGAGTGAAAAGGTCTTCGGTGTACGAATAAATAAGGGTAAAGCTAATATGGGAGATACTGTTATGCTCTATCGAGATAATAAGCCTGTAGCAAAGACCATTTTGAGCTCACTTCGTATTCATGCAAAGACTGTTGAGGAGGTAAAGAAGGATCAAGAAGCTGGAATGCTGTTTGACCCAGCCATTGACATAAGGGTGGGAGATGTGATAAAATTCATCCTATAA